In a genomic window of Sutcliffiella sp. FSL R7-0096:
- a CDS encoding TIGR01440 family protein yields the protein MMNNEWREQLQQVLVDLQEQAQLKKGQILVVGCSTSEVIGERIGTAGTEGVAETLFAVLNEFREQTGVELAFQCCEHLNRSLVVERETADRRGLDEVTVVPVRHAGGAMASYAYHQLENAVMVEHIKADAGIDIGDTLIGMHIKHVAVPVRSSVKSVGNAHITIARTRPKLIGGARAIYQTAALEEAKK from the coding sequence ATGATGAATAACGAGTGGAGAGAGCAGTTGCAACAGGTGTTGGTAGACCTGCAGGAACAGGCTCAGCTAAAGAAGGGCCAGATCTTGGTTGTAGGATGCAGTACAAGTGAAGTGATCGGGGAAAGAATCGGTACAGCGGGAACAGAAGGAGTGGCGGAAACTCTTTTTGCTGTGCTAAATGAATTTCGCGAACAGACCGGTGTCGAGCTTGCATTCCAATGCTGTGAGCACTTGAACCGATCGTTAGTGGTGGAACGGGAAACAGCTGATAGACGGGGGCTTGATGAGGTGACAGTGGTGCCGGTCCGTCATGCAGGCGGTGCCATGGCCTCATATGCCTACCATCAGCTTGAAAATGCGGTCATGGTGGAGCACATCAAAGCCGACGCAGGAATCGATATCGGGGACACCTTGATCGGCATGCACATCAAGCACGTCGCAGTCCCAGTGCGCAGCTCCGTCAAATCCGTCGGAAACGCCCACATCACCATCGCCCGCACCCGCCCCAAACTCATCGGCGGCGCAAGAGCAATCTACCAAACCGCTGCACTTGAAGAAGCAAAAAAATAG